A window of Accipiter gentilis chromosome 24, bAccGen1.1, whole genome shotgun sequence contains these coding sequences:
- the CCNB3 gene encoding G2/mitotic-specific cyclin-B3 isoform X2, which translates to MPSTRSNQPPSKNWKKMARKQQGAEAKWDLTLEIHKSLGSLGRVGILSGSSAMAAPAWPSTHHSTSLETANPGVPPDGQVGFRHVWCKQHQASQKPPEELQDSSAVGTGKAGFPLTSLGRMGRCRPIPKRAACPSPRRATGRLGWGFLAEDLIPQADAPCFHWQWDVPQLCLVSMHPTCIFGWSMCCPNMHKERQTPGFHTDACSQRQREKMPLPRNAKMLSTKQSRAGKVGPAAANPNPEKEESCQAKRSPSSPQGGPKKRSAFGDITNVSAAVGAGALVPPVSPHGSGAGYLLQHTEWGCPMPCQQDGRSPSRALLASLSVPLCISPFSPKQAHKNQVVAGKKEAVKVAPHKAQRAHAALGVAKNNEINLKKSMKKTPTTEAPTEPKEDPVEELVPAQLPAVEDIDKEQLGDPYANAEYAKEIFEYMREREEKFMLPDYMAKQPDISGDMRAILVDWMVEVQENFELNHETLYLAVKLVDHYLVEVVSMRDKLQLIGSTAILIASKFEERCPPCVDDFLYICDDAYKREELIAMEMSILSTLKFDINIPIPYRFLRRFAKCARATMETLTLARFLCEMTLQEYDYARESPSKLAASCLLLALTMKNLGGWTPTLEYYSGYRSQDLHPLVKRLNFLLTYQPHDKLKAVRTKYSHRVFFEVAKVTPMDMLKLEEILKSC; encoded by the exons ATGCCATCCACAAGATCAAATCAGCCACCAAGtaagaactggaagaaaatggccagaaagcagcagggagcagaggctaAGTGGGATCTGACATTGGAGATACACAAGAGTTTGGGCTCCCTGGGGCGAGTGGGCATCCTGAGTGGCAGCAGTGCCATGGCAGCCCCAGCGTGGCCATCAACCCACCACTCCACCAGCCTGGAAACCGCTAACCCTGGGG TACCCCCTGATGGCCAGGTGGGATTTCGGCATGTGTGGTGCAAGCAGCACCAGGCTTCCCAAAAGCCTCCCGAGGAGCTCCAGGACAGCAGCGCTGTGGGGACTGGAAAAGCTGGCTTCCCCCTGACAAGCCTGGGCAGGATGGGCAGATGCAGACCCATCCCAAAGCGGGCAGCTTGCCCAAGCCCTCGCAGAGCCACAGGCAGACTTGGATGGGGGTTTTTGGCTGAGGATCTTATCCCACAGGCTGATGCACCATGTTTCCATTGGCAGTGGGAtgtgccccagctctgcctggtgaGTATGCACCCAACTTGTATTTTTGGCTGGAGTATGTGCTGCCCCAACATGCACAAGGAGAGGCAGACACCTGGATTCCACACTGATG cttgctcacagaggcagagggagaagatGCCGTTGCCACGCAACGCCAAGATGCTGAGCACCAAGCAGTCCCGAGCGGGCAAGGTGGGCCCTGCTGCAGCAAATCCCAACCCTGAGAAG GAGGAGAGCTGTCAGGCCAAGAGATCTCCATCCTCACCCCAGGGTGGGCCCAAGAAGAGGTCGGCGTTTGGTGACATTACCAATGTGAGTGCTGCTGTGGGTGCAGGGGCTTTGGTGCCCCCTGTGAGCCCCCATGGGAGTGGGGCTGGGTATCTCCTCCAGCACACAGAGTGGGGGTGTCCCATGCCCTGTCAGCAGGATGGCAGGTCTCCCTCCAGGGCACTCCTTGCTTCCCTCAGTGTACCCCTCTGTATATCCCCATTCTCACCCAAACAGGCTCACAAGAACCAGGTGgtggcagggaagaaggaggcTGTGAAAGTGGCACCGCACAAGGCACAGAGGGCCCATGCTGCCCTGGGGGTTGCCAAGAACAATGAGATCAACCTGAAAAA ATCAATGAAGAAAACTCCCACGACAGAGGCTCCTACAGAGCCCAAGGAGGATCCTGTAGAGGAGCTGGTGCCTGCACAG CTGCCAGCTGTGGAGGACATAGACAAGGAGCAGCTGGGTGACCCCTATGCCAATGCAGAGTATGCCAAGGAGATCTTTGAATACATGCGGGAAAGAGAG GAGAAATTCATGCTCCCTGACTACATGGCAAAGCAGCCAGACATCAGTGGGGACATGCGTGCCATCCTGGTGGACTGGATGGTGGAGGTACAG GAGAACTTTGAGCTGAACCATGAGACGCTGTACCTGGCTGTGAAGCTGGTGGACCACTACCTGGTGGAGGTGGTGAGCATGAGGGACAAGCTGCAGCTCATCGGCTCCACCGCCATCCTCATCGCCTCCAAATTTGAG GAGCGGTGCCCACCATGCGTGGATGACTTCCTCTACATCTGCGATGACGCCTACAAGCGGGAAGAGCTCATTGCTATGGAGATGAGCATCCTCAGCACCCTCAAGTTTGACATCAACATTCCCATCCCCTACCGGTTCCTGCGACGCTTTGCCAAG tGTGCCCGTGCCACCATGGAGACACTGACGCTCGCCCGCTTCCTCTGTGAGATGACCCTGCAGGAGTATGACTACGCCCGGGAGAGCCCCTCGAAGCTggctgccagctgcctgctgctggcactCACCATGAAGAACCTTGGTGGCTGG ACCCCCACACTGGAGTACTACAGTGGGTACCGCTCCCAGGACCTGCATCCCCTGGTGAAGAGGCTGAATTTCCTGCTCACATACCAGCCCCATGACAAGCTGAAGGCTGTGCGCACCAAGTACTCGCACAG GGTCTTCTTTGAGGTTGCCAAAGTCACACCCATGGACATGCTCAAGCTGGAGGAGATACTGAAGAGCTGCTAG
- the CCNB3 gene encoding G2/mitotic-specific cyclin-B3 isoform X4, which translates to MPSTRSNQPPSKNWKKMARKQQGAEAKWDLTLEIHKSLGSLGRVGILSGSSAMAAPAWPSTHHSTSLETANPGVPPDGQVGFRHVWCKQHQASQKPPEELQDSSAVGTGKAGFPLTSLGRMGRCRPIPKRAACPSPRRATGRLGWGFLAEDLIPQADAPCFHWQWDVPQLCLVSMHPTCIFGWSMCCPNMHKERQTPGFHTDACSQRQREKMPLPRNAKMLSTKQSRAGKVGPAAANPNPEKEESCQAKRSPSSPQGGPKKRSAFGDITNAHKNQVVAGKKEAVKVAPHKAQRAHAALGVAKNNEINLKKSMKKTPTTEAPTEPKEDPVEELVPAQLPAVEDIDKEQLGDPYANAEYAKEIFEYMREREEKFMLPDYMAKQPDISGDMRAILVDWMVEVQENFELNHETLYLAVKLVDHYLVEVVSMRDKLQLIGSTAILIASKFEERCPPCVDDFLYICDDAYKREELIAMEMSILSTLKFDINIPIPYRFLRRFAKCARATMETLTLARFLCEMTLQEYDYARESPSKLAASCLLLALTMKNLGGWTPTLEYYSGYRSQDLHPLVKRLNFLLTYQPHDKLKAVRTKYSHRVFFEVAKVTPMDMLKLEEILKSC; encoded by the exons ATGCCATCCACAAGATCAAATCAGCCACCAAGtaagaactggaagaaaatggccagaaagcagcagggagcagaggctaAGTGGGATCTGACATTGGAGATACACAAGAGTTTGGGCTCCCTGGGGCGAGTGGGCATCCTGAGTGGCAGCAGTGCCATGGCAGCCCCAGCGTGGCCATCAACCCACCACTCCACCAGCCTGGAAACCGCTAACCCTGGGG TACCCCCTGATGGCCAGGTGGGATTTCGGCATGTGTGGTGCAAGCAGCACCAGGCTTCCCAAAAGCCTCCCGAGGAGCTCCAGGACAGCAGCGCTGTGGGGACTGGAAAAGCTGGCTTCCCCCTGACAAGCCTGGGCAGGATGGGCAGATGCAGACCCATCCCAAAGCGGGCAGCTTGCCCAAGCCCTCGCAGAGCCACAGGCAGACTTGGATGGGGGTTTTTGGCTGAGGATCTTATCCCACAGGCTGATGCACCATGTTTCCATTGGCAGTGGGAtgtgccccagctctgcctggtgaGTATGCACCCAACTTGTATTTTTGGCTGGAGTATGTGCTGCCCCAACATGCACAAGGAGAGGCAGACACCTGGATTCCACACTGATG cttgctcacagaggcagagggagaagatGCCGTTGCCACGCAACGCCAAGATGCTGAGCACCAAGCAGTCCCGAGCGGGCAAGGTGGGCCCTGCTGCAGCAAATCCCAACCCTGAGAAG GAGGAGAGCTGTCAGGCCAAGAGATCTCCATCCTCACCCCAGGGTGGGCCCAAGAAGAGGTCGGCGTTTGGTGACATTACCAAT GCTCACAAGAACCAGGTGgtggcagggaagaaggaggcTGTGAAAGTGGCACCGCACAAGGCACAGAGGGCCCATGCTGCCCTGGGGGTTGCCAAGAACAATGAGATCAACCTGAAAAA ATCAATGAAGAAAACTCCCACGACAGAGGCTCCTACAGAGCCCAAGGAGGATCCTGTAGAGGAGCTGGTGCCTGCACAG CTGCCAGCTGTGGAGGACATAGACAAGGAGCAGCTGGGTGACCCCTATGCCAATGCAGAGTATGCCAAGGAGATCTTTGAATACATGCGGGAAAGAGAG GAGAAATTCATGCTCCCTGACTACATGGCAAAGCAGCCAGACATCAGTGGGGACATGCGTGCCATCCTGGTGGACTGGATGGTGGAGGTACAG GAGAACTTTGAGCTGAACCATGAGACGCTGTACCTGGCTGTGAAGCTGGTGGACCACTACCTGGTGGAGGTGGTGAGCATGAGGGACAAGCTGCAGCTCATCGGCTCCACCGCCATCCTCATCGCCTCCAAATTTGAG GAGCGGTGCCCACCATGCGTGGATGACTTCCTCTACATCTGCGATGACGCCTACAAGCGGGAAGAGCTCATTGCTATGGAGATGAGCATCCTCAGCACCCTCAAGTTTGACATCAACATTCCCATCCCCTACCGGTTCCTGCGACGCTTTGCCAAG tGTGCCCGTGCCACCATGGAGACACTGACGCTCGCCCGCTTCCTCTGTGAGATGACCCTGCAGGAGTATGACTACGCCCGGGAGAGCCCCTCGAAGCTggctgccagctgcctgctgctggcactCACCATGAAGAACCTTGGTGGCTGG ACCCCCACACTGGAGTACTACAGTGGGTACCGCTCCCAGGACCTGCATCCCCTGGTGAAGAGGCTGAATTTCCTGCTCACATACCAGCCCCATGACAAGCTGAAGGCTGTGCGCACCAAGTACTCGCACAG GGTCTTCTTTGAGGTTGCCAAAGTCACACCCATGGACATGCTCAAGCTGGAGGAGATACTGAAGAGCTGCTAG
- the CCNB3 gene encoding G2/mitotic-specific cyclin-B3 isoform X3 — protein MPSTRSNQPPSKNWKKMARKQQGAEAKWDLTLEIHKSLGSLGRVGILSGSSAMAAPAWPSTHHSTSLETANPGVPPDGQVGFRHVWCKQHQASQKPPEELQDSSAVGTGKAGFPLTSLGRMGRCRPIPKRAACPSPRRATGRLGWGFLAEDLIPQADAPCFHWQWDVPQLCLVSMHPTCIFGWSMCCPNMHKERQTPGFHTDACSQRQREKMPLPRNAKMLSTKQSRAGKVGPAAANPNPEKPLLQEESCQAKRSPSSPQGGPKKRSAFGDITNAHKNQVVAGKKEAVKVAPHKAQRAHAALGVAKNNEINLKKSMKKTPTTEAPTEPKEDPVEELVPAQLPAVEDIDKEQLGDPYANAEYAKEIFEYMREREEKFMLPDYMAKQPDISGDMRAILVDWMVEVQENFELNHETLYLAVKLVDHYLVEVVSMRDKLQLIGSTAILIASKFEERCPPCVDDFLYICDDAYKREELIAMEMSILSTLKFDINIPIPYRFLRRFAKCARATMETLTLARFLCEMTLQEYDYARESPSKLAASCLLLALTMKNLGGWTPTLEYYSGYRSQDLHPLVKRLNFLLTYQPHDKLKAVRTKYSHRVFFEVAKVTPMDMLKLEEILKSC, from the exons ATGCCATCCACAAGATCAAATCAGCCACCAAGtaagaactggaagaaaatggccagaaagcagcagggagcagaggctaAGTGGGATCTGACATTGGAGATACACAAGAGTTTGGGCTCCCTGGGGCGAGTGGGCATCCTGAGTGGCAGCAGTGCCATGGCAGCCCCAGCGTGGCCATCAACCCACCACTCCACCAGCCTGGAAACCGCTAACCCTGGGG TACCCCCTGATGGCCAGGTGGGATTTCGGCATGTGTGGTGCAAGCAGCACCAGGCTTCCCAAAAGCCTCCCGAGGAGCTCCAGGACAGCAGCGCTGTGGGGACTGGAAAAGCTGGCTTCCCCCTGACAAGCCTGGGCAGGATGGGCAGATGCAGACCCATCCCAAAGCGGGCAGCTTGCCCAAGCCCTCGCAGAGCCACAGGCAGACTTGGATGGGGGTTTTTGGCTGAGGATCTTATCCCACAGGCTGATGCACCATGTTTCCATTGGCAGTGGGAtgtgccccagctctgcctggtgaGTATGCACCCAACTTGTATTTTTGGCTGGAGTATGTGCTGCCCCAACATGCACAAGGAGAGGCAGACACCTGGATTCCACACTGATG cttgctcacagaggcagagggagaagatGCCGTTGCCACGCAACGCCAAGATGCTGAGCACCAAGCAGTCCCGAGCGGGCAAGGTGGGCCCTGCTGCAGCAAATCCCAACCCTGAGAAG CCTCTATTGCAGGAGGAGAGCTGTCAGGCCAAGAGATCTCCATCCTCACCCCAGGGTGGGCCCAAGAAGAGGTCGGCGTTTGGTGACATTACCAAT GCTCACAAGAACCAGGTGgtggcagggaagaaggaggcTGTGAAAGTGGCACCGCACAAGGCACAGAGGGCCCATGCTGCCCTGGGGGTTGCCAAGAACAATGAGATCAACCTGAAAAA ATCAATGAAGAAAACTCCCACGACAGAGGCTCCTACAGAGCCCAAGGAGGATCCTGTAGAGGAGCTGGTGCCTGCACAG CTGCCAGCTGTGGAGGACATAGACAAGGAGCAGCTGGGTGACCCCTATGCCAATGCAGAGTATGCCAAGGAGATCTTTGAATACATGCGGGAAAGAGAG GAGAAATTCATGCTCCCTGACTACATGGCAAAGCAGCCAGACATCAGTGGGGACATGCGTGCCATCCTGGTGGACTGGATGGTGGAGGTACAG GAGAACTTTGAGCTGAACCATGAGACGCTGTACCTGGCTGTGAAGCTGGTGGACCACTACCTGGTGGAGGTGGTGAGCATGAGGGACAAGCTGCAGCTCATCGGCTCCACCGCCATCCTCATCGCCTCCAAATTTGAG GAGCGGTGCCCACCATGCGTGGATGACTTCCTCTACATCTGCGATGACGCCTACAAGCGGGAAGAGCTCATTGCTATGGAGATGAGCATCCTCAGCACCCTCAAGTTTGACATCAACATTCCCATCCCCTACCGGTTCCTGCGACGCTTTGCCAAG tGTGCCCGTGCCACCATGGAGACACTGACGCTCGCCCGCTTCCTCTGTGAGATGACCCTGCAGGAGTATGACTACGCCCGGGAGAGCCCCTCGAAGCTggctgccagctgcctgctgctggcactCACCATGAAGAACCTTGGTGGCTGG ACCCCCACACTGGAGTACTACAGTGGGTACCGCTCCCAGGACCTGCATCCCCTGGTGAAGAGGCTGAATTTCCTGCTCACATACCAGCCCCATGACAAGCTGAAGGCTGTGCGCACCAAGTACTCGCACAG GGTCTTCTTTGAGGTTGCCAAAGTCACACCCATGGACATGCTCAAGCTGGAGGAGATACTGAAGAGCTGCTAG
- the CCNB3 gene encoding G2/mitotic-specific cyclin-B3 isoform X1, translating to MPSTRSNQPPSKNWKKMARKQQGAEAKWDLTLEIHKSLGSLGRVGILSGSSAMAAPAWPSTHHSTSLETANPGVPPDGQVGFRHVWCKQHQASQKPPEELQDSSAVGTGKAGFPLTSLGRMGRCRPIPKRAACPSPRRATGRLGWGFLAEDLIPQADAPCFHWQWDVPQLCLVSMHPTCIFGWSMCCPNMHKERQTPGFHTDACSQRQREKMPLPRNAKMLSTKQSRAGKVGPAAANPNPEKPLLQEESCQAKRSPSSPQGGPKKRSAFGDITNVSAAVGAGALVPPVSPHGSGAGYLLQHTEWGCPMPCQQDGRSPSRALLASLSVPLCISPFSPKQAHKNQVVAGKKEAVKVAPHKAQRAHAALGVAKNNEINLKKSMKKTPTTEAPTEPKEDPVEELVPAQLPAVEDIDKEQLGDPYANAEYAKEIFEYMREREEKFMLPDYMAKQPDISGDMRAILVDWMVEVQENFELNHETLYLAVKLVDHYLVEVVSMRDKLQLIGSTAILIASKFEERCPPCVDDFLYICDDAYKREELIAMEMSILSTLKFDINIPIPYRFLRRFAKCARATMETLTLARFLCEMTLQEYDYARESPSKLAASCLLLALTMKNLGGWTPTLEYYSGYRSQDLHPLVKRLNFLLTYQPHDKLKAVRTKYSHRVFFEVAKVTPMDMLKLEEILKSC from the exons ATGCCATCCACAAGATCAAATCAGCCACCAAGtaagaactggaagaaaatggccagaaagcagcagggagcagaggctaAGTGGGATCTGACATTGGAGATACACAAGAGTTTGGGCTCCCTGGGGCGAGTGGGCATCCTGAGTGGCAGCAGTGCCATGGCAGCCCCAGCGTGGCCATCAACCCACCACTCCACCAGCCTGGAAACCGCTAACCCTGGGG TACCCCCTGATGGCCAGGTGGGATTTCGGCATGTGTGGTGCAAGCAGCACCAGGCTTCCCAAAAGCCTCCCGAGGAGCTCCAGGACAGCAGCGCTGTGGGGACTGGAAAAGCTGGCTTCCCCCTGACAAGCCTGGGCAGGATGGGCAGATGCAGACCCATCCCAAAGCGGGCAGCTTGCCCAAGCCCTCGCAGAGCCACAGGCAGACTTGGATGGGGGTTTTTGGCTGAGGATCTTATCCCACAGGCTGATGCACCATGTTTCCATTGGCAGTGGGAtgtgccccagctctgcctggtgaGTATGCACCCAACTTGTATTTTTGGCTGGAGTATGTGCTGCCCCAACATGCACAAGGAGAGGCAGACACCTGGATTCCACACTGATG cttgctcacagaggcagagggagaagatGCCGTTGCCACGCAACGCCAAGATGCTGAGCACCAAGCAGTCCCGAGCGGGCAAGGTGGGCCCTGCTGCAGCAAATCCCAACCCTGAGAAG CCTCTATTGCAGGAGGAGAGCTGTCAGGCCAAGAGATCTCCATCCTCACCCCAGGGTGGGCCCAAGAAGAGGTCGGCGTTTGGTGACATTACCAATGTGAGTGCTGCTGTGGGTGCAGGGGCTTTGGTGCCCCCTGTGAGCCCCCATGGGAGTGGGGCTGGGTATCTCCTCCAGCACACAGAGTGGGGGTGTCCCATGCCCTGTCAGCAGGATGGCAGGTCTCCCTCCAGGGCACTCCTTGCTTCCCTCAGTGTACCCCTCTGTATATCCCCATTCTCACCCAAACAGGCTCACAAGAACCAGGTGgtggcagggaagaaggaggcTGTGAAAGTGGCACCGCACAAGGCACAGAGGGCCCATGCTGCCCTGGGGGTTGCCAAGAACAATGAGATCAACCTGAAAAA ATCAATGAAGAAAACTCCCACGACAGAGGCTCCTACAGAGCCCAAGGAGGATCCTGTAGAGGAGCTGGTGCCTGCACAG CTGCCAGCTGTGGAGGACATAGACAAGGAGCAGCTGGGTGACCCCTATGCCAATGCAGAGTATGCCAAGGAGATCTTTGAATACATGCGGGAAAGAGAG GAGAAATTCATGCTCCCTGACTACATGGCAAAGCAGCCAGACATCAGTGGGGACATGCGTGCCATCCTGGTGGACTGGATGGTGGAGGTACAG GAGAACTTTGAGCTGAACCATGAGACGCTGTACCTGGCTGTGAAGCTGGTGGACCACTACCTGGTGGAGGTGGTGAGCATGAGGGACAAGCTGCAGCTCATCGGCTCCACCGCCATCCTCATCGCCTCCAAATTTGAG GAGCGGTGCCCACCATGCGTGGATGACTTCCTCTACATCTGCGATGACGCCTACAAGCGGGAAGAGCTCATTGCTATGGAGATGAGCATCCTCAGCACCCTCAAGTTTGACATCAACATTCCCATCCCCTACCGGTTCCTGCGACGCTTTGCCAAG tGTGCCCGTGCCACCATGGAGACACTGACGCTCGCCCGCTTCCTCTGTGAGATGACCCTGCAGGAGTATGACTACGCCCGGGAGAGCCCCTCGAAGCTggctgccagctgcctgctgctggcactCACCATGAAGAACCTTGGTGGCTGG ACCCCCACACTGGAGTACTACAGTGGGTACCGCTCCCAGGACCTGCATCCCCTGGTGAAGAGGCTGAATTTCCTGCTCACATACCAGCCCCATGACAAGCTGAAGGCTGTGCGCACCAAGTACTCGCACAG GGTCTTCTTTGAGGTTGCCAAAGTCACACCCATGGACATGCTCAAGCTGGAGGAGATACTGAAGAGCTGCTAG
- the CCNB3 gene encoding G2/mitotic-specific cyclin-B3 isoform X5: protein MHPTCIFGWSMCCPNMHKERQTPGFHTDACSQRQREKMPLPRNAKMLSTKQSRAGKVGPAAANPNPEKPLLQEESCQAKRSPSSPQGGPKKRSAFGDITNVSAAVGAGALVPPVSPHGSGAGYLLQHTEWGCPMPCQQDGRSPSRALLASLSVPLCISPFSPKQAHKNQVVAGKKEAVKVAPHKAQRAHAALGVAKNNEINLKKSMKKTPTTEAPTEPKEDPVEELVPAQLPAVEDIDKEQLGDPYANAEYAKEIFEYMREREEKFMLPDYMAKQPDISGDMRAILVDWMVEVQENFELNHETLYLAVKLVDHYLVEVVSMRDKLQLIGSTAILIASKFEERCPPCVDDFLYICDDAYKREELIAMEMSILSTLKFDINIPIPYRFLRRFAKCARATMETLTLARFLCEMTLQEYDYARESPSKLAASCLLLALTMKNLGGWTPTLEYYSGYRSQDLHPLVKRLNFLLTYQPHDKLKAVRTKYSHRVFFEVAKVTPMDMLKLEEILKSC, encoded by the exons ATGCACCCAACTTGTATTTTTGGCTGGAGTATGTGCTGCCCCAACATGCACAAGGAGAGGCAGACACCTGGATTCCACACTGATG cttgctcacagaggcagagggagaagatGCCGTTGCCACGCAACGCCAAGATGCTGAGCACCAAGCAGTCCCGAGCGGGCAAGGTGGGCCCTGCTGCAGCAAATCCCAACCCTGAGAAG CCTCTATTGCAGGAGGAGAGCTGTCAGGCCAAGAGATCTCCATCCTCACCCCAGGGTGGGCCCAAGAAGAGGTCGGCGTTTGGTGACATTACCAATGTGAGTGCTGCTGTGGGTGCAGGGGCTTTGGTGCCCCCTGTGAGCCCCCATGGGAGTGGGGCTGGGTATCTCCTCCAGCACACAGAGTGGGGGTGTCCCATGCCCTGTCAGCAGGATGGCAGGTCTCCCTCCAGGGCACTCCTTGCTTCCCTCAGTGTACCCCTCTGTATATCCCCATTCTCACCCAAACAGGCTCACAAGAACCAGGTGgtggcagggaagaaggaggcTGTGAAAGTGGCACCGCACAAGGCACAGAGGGCCCATGCTGCCCTGGGGGTTGCCAAGAACAATGAGATCAACCTGAAAAA ATCAATGAAGAAAACTCCCACGACAGAGGCTCCTACAGAGCCCAAGGAGGATCCTGTAGAGGAGCTGGTGCCTGCACAG CTGCCAGCTGTGGAGGACATAGACAAGGAGCAGCTGGGTGACCCCTATGCCAATGCAGAGTATGCCAAGGAGATCTTTGAATACATGCGGGAAAGAGAG GAGAAATTCATGCTCCCTGACTACATGGCAAAGCAGCCAGACATCAGTGGGGACATGCGTGCCATCCTGGTGGACTGGATGGTGGAGGTACAG GAGAACTTTGAGCTGAACCATGAGACGCTGTACCTGGCTGTGAAGCTGGTGGACCACTACCTGGTGGAGGTGGTGAGCATGAGGGACAAGCTGCAGCTCATCGGCTCCACCGCCATCCTCATCGCCTCCAAATTTGAG GAGCGGTGCCCACCATGCGTGGATGACTTCCTCTACATCTGCGATGACGCCTACAAGCGGGAAGAGCTCATTGCTATGGAGATGAGCATCCTCAGCACCCTCAAGTTTGACATCAACATTCCCATCCCCTACCGGTTCCTGCGACGCTTTGCCAAG tGTGCCCGTGCCACCATGGAGACACTGACGCTCGCCCGCTTCCTCTGTGAGATGACCCTGCAGGAGTATGACTACGCCCGGGAGAGCCCCTCGAAGCTggctgccagctgcctgctgctggcactCACCATGAAGAACCTTGGTGGCTGG ACCCCCACACTGGAGTACTACAGTGGGTACCGCTCCCAGGACCTGCATCCCCTGGTGAAGAGGCTGAATTTCCTGCTCACATACCAGCCCCATGACAAGCTGAAGGCTGTGCGCACCAAGTACTCGCACAG GGTCTTCTTTGAGGTTGCCAAAGTCACACCCATGGACATGCTCAAGCTGGAGGAGATACTGAAGAGCTGCTAG
- the CCNB3 gene encoding G2/mitotic-specific cyclin-B3 isoform X7, translated as MPLPRNAKMLSTKQSRAGKVGPAAANPNPEKEESCQAKRSPSSPQGGPKKRSAFGDITNVSAAVGAGALVPPVSPHGSGAGYLLQHTEWGCPMPCQQDGRSPSRALLASLSVPLCISPFSPKQAHKNQVVAGKKEAVKVAPHKAQRAHAALGVAKNNEINLKKSMKKTPTTEAPTEPKEDPVEELVPAQLPAVEDIDKEQLGDPYANAEYAKEIFEYMREREEKFMLPDYMAKQPDISGDMRAILVDWMVEVQENFELNHETLYLAVKLVDHYLVEVVSMRDKLQLIGSTAILIASKFEERCPPCVDDFLYICDDAYKREELIAMEMSILSTLKFDINIPIPYRFLRRFAKCARATMETLTLARFLCEMTLQEYDYARESPSKLAASCLLLALTMKNLGGWTPTLEYYSGYRSQDLHPLVKRLNFLLTYQPHDKLKAVRTKYSHRVFFEVAKVTPMDMLKLEEILKSC; from the exons atGCCGTTGCCACGCAACGCCAAGATGCTGAGCACCAAGCAGTCCCGAGCGGGCAAGGTGGGCCCTGCTGCAGCAAATCCCAACCCTGAGAAG GAGGAGAGCTGTCAGGCCAAGAGATCTCCATCCTCACCCCAGGGTGGGCCCAAGAAGAGGTCGGCGTTTGGTGACATTACCAATGTGAGTGCTGCTGTGGGTGCAGGGGCTTTGGTGCCCCCTGTGAGCCCCCATGGGAGTGGGGCTGGGTATCTCCTCCAGCACACAGAGTGGGGGTGTCCCATGCCCTGTCAGCAGGATGGCAGGTCTCCCTCCAGGGCACTCCTTGCTTCCCTCAGTGTACCCCTCTGTATATCCCCATTCTCACCCAAACAGGCTCACAAGAACCAGGTGgtggcagggaagaaggaggcTGTGAAAGTGGCACCGCACAAGGCACAGAGGGCCCATGCTGCCCTGGGGGTTGCCAAGAACAATGAGATCAACCTGAAAAA ATCAATGAAGAAAACTCCCACGACAGAGGCTCCTACAGAGCCCAAGGAGGATCCTGTAGAGGAGCTGGTGCCTGCACAG CTGCCAGCTGTGGAGGACATAGACAAGGAGCAGCTGGGTGACCCCTATGCCAATGCAGAGTATGCCAAGGAGATCTTTGAATACATGCGGGAAAGAGAG GAGAAATTCATGCTCCCTGACTACATGGCAAAGCAGCCAGACATCAGTGGGGACATGCGTGCCATCCTGGTGGACTGGATGGTGGAGGTACAG GAGAACTTTGAGCTGAACCATGAGACGCTGTACCTGGCTGTGAAGCTGGTGGACCACTACCTGGTGGAGGTGGTGAGCATGAGGGACAAGCTGCAGCTCATCGGCTCCACCGCCATCCTCATCGCCTCCAAATTTGAG GAGCGGTGCCCACCATGCGTGGATGACTTCCTCTACATCTGCGATGACGCCTACAAGCGGGAAGAGCTCATTGCTATGGAGATGAGCATCCTCAGCACCCTCAAGTTTGACATCAACATTCCCATCCCCTACCGGTTCCTGCGACGCTTTGCCAAG tGTGCCCGTGCCACCATGGAGACACTGACGCTCGCCCGCTTCCTCTGTGAGATGACCCTGCAGGAGTATGACTACGCCCGGGAGAGCCCCTCGAAGCTggctgccagctgcctgctgctggcactCACCATGAAGAACCTTGGTGGCTGG ACCCCCACACTGGAGTACTACAGTGGGTACCGCTCCCAGGACCTGCATCCCCTGGTGAAGAGGCTGAATTTCCTGCTCACATACCAGCCCCATGACAAGCTGAAGGCTGTGCGCACCAAGTACTCGCACAG GGTCTTCTTTGAGGTTGCCAAAGTCACACCCATGGACATGCTCAAGCTGGAGGAGATACTGAAGAGCTGCTAG